The Deltaproteobacteria bacterium genome includes the window TTATGGATAGAAAGTTTTTTGGAACGTAAAAAGTTGCGATCTTATCCTCGACCTATTTTCCAGGGTAATCTTCTGGACAGTGGCATGCATGACGGCCAGCAGTATGCCCCTCTGGAGGATATTAAAATTTCTTAGGGTACCGAATTCCCTTTTTTATCTCGTGCCTTCCTAACGGCAGTACTGGCGAGGATGGAAATTGGGTCGATCACGGGGATAGAAAGGTCTCCTGCTTTTAATACAAGGGGGATCTCTGTGCAACCGGCAATGATTGCCTTTGCTCCCTGCTTGATTAAACTCTCGGAGGCTTTACGTATGAGACGTTTTGAATGCTCTGACGGACCAATAACTTTAATCCCCTTCTTCCCGTAAATGGCCTCCATCACCCACTTTCTCTGAACTTCGGGAGTTGGAAGGATCAATTCTATAACGTTATTAGCGAAAGCCTTTTGGAAGAGGCCGGTGTGAATCGTCCCTTGCGTGGCGATCAGGCCGATTTTGCCCATTCCTTTCAATTTTTTCTTAATAG containing:
- a CDS encoding amino acid racemase; translation: MAEKIIGILGGMGPAATIDLFTKIVKGTKVKKDQDHLRIMVDNNPKIPDRTLAIQRKGPTPLTQLVRSAKILENAGADFIVIPCVTAHYYYDSLQKRTKIPILHIVDETVKSIKKKLKGMGKIGLIATQGTIHTGLFQKAFANNVIELILPTPEVQRKWVMEAIYGKKGIKVIGPSEHSKRLIRKASESLIKQGAKAIIAGCTEIPLVLKAGDLSIPVIDPISILASTAVRKARDKKGNSVP